One bacterium genomic region harbors:
- a CDS encoding ATP-binding cassette domain-containing protein: protein MTGGIHRPETDGALLSLVSVYKTFPVRKSFFSGEDLRVRAVDGVSLAVPPARTLGLVGESGCGKTTLARLAIRLLDPDSGAIRFEGNDITRMDGEVLRTTRRRMQIIFQDPYSSLNPRMKVRDIVGEGWLVHGLARGKELRERAERLLVRVGMPAEAGGKYPHEFSGGQRQRIGIARAIALSPKLVVADEPVSALDVSVQAQILNLLKDIQEEYGMAYLFVSHDLRVIRHMSESVAVMYLGKVMETAPARDLFREPLHPYTRSLLSAVPMLGEAPSERIVLSGEIPSPVAPPPGCRFHTRCFMAKKECAEVCPLLREVVPGRFAACHFV from the coding sequence ATGACCGGCGGGATCCACCGGCCGGAGACGGACGGCGCGCTCCTTTCGCTCGTCAGCGTCTACAAGACGTTCCCGGTGCGGAAGTCGTTCTTCTCGGGGGAGGACCTCCGCGTGCGCGCGGTGGACGGCGTTTCCCTCGCCGTCCCTCCCGCAAGGACGCTCGGGCTGGTGGGGGAGTCGGGGTGCGGGAAGACGACCCTCGCCCGCCTCGCGATCCGGCTGCTGGACCCCGATTCCGGGGCGATCCGGTTCGAGGGGAACGACATCACGCGCATGGACGGCGAGGTGCTGCGGACGACGCGACGCCGGATGCAGATCATCTTCCAGGACCCGTACTCCTCCCTCAACCCGCGGATGAAGGTTCGCGACATCGTCGGGGAGGGGTGGCTCGTCCACGGGCTGGCCAGGGGCAAGGAGCTGCGGGAGCGGGCCGAGCGGCTGCTCGTCCGGGTGGGGATGCCGGCGGAGGCGGGGGGGAAGTATCCGCACGAGTTCTCCGGCGGACAGCGCCAGCGGATCGGGATCGCCCGGGCGATCGCCCTCTCCCCGAAGCTGGTGGTGGCCGACGAGCCGGTGTCCGCCCTCGACGTCTCCGTGCAGGCGCAGATCCTCAACCTCCTCAAGGACATCCAGGAGGAGTACGGGATGGCGTACCTGTTCGTCTCCCACGACCTGCGGGTGATCCGACACATGAGCGAATCGGTGGCGGTGATGTACCTTGGCAAGGTGATGGAGACGGCCCCGGCGCGGGACCTCTTCCGGGAGCCGCTGCACCCGTACACCCGCTCCCTGCTGTCGGCCGTCCCGATGCTGGGGGAAGCGCCGTCCGAACGGATCGTCCTGTCGGGGGAGATCCCCTCTCCCGTCGCCCCGCCTCCCGGGTGCCGGTTCCACACCCGCTGCTTCATGGCGAAGAAGGAGTGCGCCGAGGTCTGCCCGCTCCTGCGCGAGGTCGTTCCCGGCCGCTTCGCCGCCTGCCACTTCGTGTAA
- a CDS encoding M23 family metallopeptidase, with product MSGDPLFTFRVGYAGRSREVRVGRTAALAAASVLSALFVLLTQGIYDIRDNISKLHELRALRQRVSEQNLTLYHLDTKFEGLSAEVERLRAMENRIRSLVKTDDSLRRISTRGTGGAETPETSAANRLDKLLDLKFDRLKKDLLVDVNSLDMLGEALDTRRRLLESVPGGWPVRGTLSSVFGVRTSPFTETPVFHHGLDIVARAGTPVVASASGVVVKSGYEALYGNLVVIDHGAGYRSAYAHLSSRTVEEGAFVNRGEELGNVGSTGRSTGPHLHYEVRVNGLPVNPARFLN from the coding sequence TTGTCCGGGGATCCTCTGTTCACGTTTCGCGTCGGGTATGCCGGCCGGTCCCGGGAGGTCCGCGTCGGGCGCACTGCCGCGCTTGCCGCCGCCTCCGTCCTCTCGGCCCTGTTCGTCCTCCTGACCCAGGGGATCTACGATATCCGCGACAACATATCGAAATTGCACGAGTTGCGGGCGTTGCGCCAGCGGGTGTCCGAACAGAACCTGACGCTTTACCATCTCGACACCAAGTTCGAAGGGCTATCGGCCGAGGTCGAGCGCCTCCGGGCCATGGAAAACCGGATCCGGTCGCTGGTGAAGACGGACGACTCCCTCCGGAGGATATCGACGCGAGGGACCGGCGGGGCGGAGACCCCCGAGACGTCCGCCGCGAACCGCCTCGACAAACTGCTCGACCTCAAGTTCGACCGGCTGAAGAAAGACCTCCTGGTCGACGTGAACAGCCTCGACATGCTCGGCGAAGCCCTCGACACCCGCAGGCGGCTCCTCGAAAGCGTTCCGGGCGGATGGCCCGTGCGCGGGACCCTGTCCTCCGTGTTCGGGGTGCGCACCTCCCCGTTCACCGAAACCCCCGTCTTCCACCACGGCCTGGACATCGTCGCGCGGGCGGGGACGCCGGTCGTGGCGTCGGCTTCGGGCGTCGTGGTGAAGAGCGGCTACGAGGCGCTGTACGGGAACCTGGTCGTCATCGACCACGGAGCGGGGTACCGATCCGCCTATGCCCACCTGTCGTCGCGCACCGTCGAGGAGGGGGCGTTCGTCAACCGGGGAGAGGAATTGGGGAACGTCGGATCCACCGGCCGTTCCACGGGACCCCACCTGCACTACGAGGTCCGCGTCAACGGCCTCCCGGTGAACCCCGCCCGCTTCCTGAACTGA
- the secA gene encoding preprotein translocase subunit SecA, with protein MFGNLLKKMFGTQNERILDRIRPTVDRVNALESSVGSLPDDRLAAKIAEFRQRVANGEPLDDLLTETFAVVREAGKRVLDMRHFDVQLVGGVILHEGRIAEMRTGEGKTLVATLPIVLNALTGRGVHLVTVNDYLARRDADWMGTLYRFLGMSVGVIVHGMDDTERQASYRCDITYGTNNEFGFDYLRDNMKFSVEDMVQRDLHYAIVDEVDSILIDEARTPLIISGPAEESTSFYTRVNSVIPFLKKDADYTVDEKARQVLLNEDAGIPKLERLLSVDNLYDPQNIEVLHHVNQALKAHILFHRDVDYMVKDGEVVIVDEFTGRLMPGRRWSDGLHQAVEAKEGVKIENENQTLATITFQNYFRMFDKLAGMTGTADTEAAEFQQIYKLAVTIVPTNQPMIREDLSDQIYRTEKEKFQAVLEEVKELHAQGRPVLVGTVSIEKSERLSGLLTRHGVPHNVLNAKHHEQEAQIIAEAGHGGRVTIATNMAGRGVDIKLGEGVVGKGGLHIIGTERHESRRVDNQLRGRAGRQGDPGSSRFYLSLEDDLLRIFGSDRIAPIMEKLGMEEGEPIEHPLINRAVENAQKKVEGHNFDIRKHLLEYDDVMNKQRTVIYDMRREILGSEDLREMVLEFAGEVAEDLAARFSDEKTVPEEWDFTGLSTAVYAQFGFRPEIPESERLHLTPSGLADRVRTGAEEFYAKKEAEYGAEAIRYLERMFLLSTVDTLWKDHLLSMDHLKEGIGLRGYAQKDPLKEYQREGFDLFSDLISRIKEESLKRLFHVKVQREEERVEMKERAPAARPARVTLSRGDIKSAGKTTQKREGAKIGRNDPCPCGSGKKYKKCCGASA; from the coding sequence ATGTTCGGAAATCTCCTGAAAAAGATGTTCGGCACCCAGAACGAGCGGATCCTCGACCGGATCCGCCCGACCGTGGACCGGGTGAACGCGCTCGAGTCGTCGGTCGGCTCGCTCCCCGACGACCGCCTCGCGGCGAAGATCGCCGAATTCCGCCAGCGGGTCGCGAACGGCGAGCCGCTCGACGACCTTCTCACCGAGACGTTCGCCGTCGTCCGGGAGGCGGGGAAGCGCGTTCTCGACATGCGGCACTTCGACGTCCAGCTGGTGGGCGGCGTCATCCTCCACGAGGGCCGGATCGCCGAGATGCGGACCGGCGAGGGGAAGACGCTCGTGGCGACCCTCCCGATCGTCCTGAACGCCCTGACCGGCCGGGGCGTCCACCTCGTGACGGTGAACGACTACCTCGCCCGCCGCGACGCCGACTGGATGGGGACGCTCTACCGCTTCCTCGGGATGTCCGTGGGCGTCATCGTCCACGGGATGGACGACACGGAGCGGCAGGCGTCCTACCGTTGCGACATCACCTACGGGACGAACAACGAGTTCGGTTTCGACTACCTCCGGGACAACATGAAGTTCTCGGTGGAGGACATGGTGCAGCGGGACCTCCATTACGCGATCGTGGACGAGGTCGACTCGATCCTGATCGACGAGGCGCGGACGCCCCTCATCATCTCCGGCCCCGCGGAGGAGTCCACCTCCTTCTACACACGGGTGAACTCCGTCATCCCGTTCCTCAAGAAGGACGCCGACTACACGGTCGACGAGAAGGCCCGCCAGGTGCTCCTCAACGAGGACGCGGGGATCCCCAAGCTCGAACGCCTCCTGTCGGTGGACAACCTCTACGACCCGCAGAACATCGAAGTGCTCCACCACGTGAACCAGGCGCTCAAGGCCCACATCCTGTTCCACCGGGACGTGGACTACATGGTGAAGGACGGCGAAGTCGTCATCGTCGATGAGTTCACCGGCCGGCTCATGCCGGGGCGGCGCTGGTCCGACGGTCTCCACCAGGCGGTGGAGGCCAAGGAAGGGGTCAAGATCGAGAACGAGAACCAGACGCTGGCGACCATCACCTTCCAGAACTACTTCCGGATGTTCGACAAGCTCGCCGGCATGACCGGGACGGCCGACACCGAGGCGGCCGAGTTCCAGCAGATCTACAAGCTCGCCGTGACCATCGTGCCGACGAACCAGCCGATGATCCGCGAGGATCTCTCCGACCAGATCTACCGGACGGAGAAGGAGAAGTTCCAGGCGGTCCTCGAGGAGGTCAAGGAGCTGCACGCGCAGGGTCGGCCGGTCCTGGTCGGCACCGTTTCGATCGAGAAATCCGAGCGGCTTTCCGGGCTGCTGACGCGCCACGGCGTTCCCCACAATGTCCTGAACGCGAAGCACCACGAGCAGGAGGCGCAGATCATCGCCGAGGCGGGACATGGCGGACGAGTGACGATCGCGACCAACATGGCCGGCCGCGGCGTCGACATCAAGCTGGGGGAAGGGGTCGTCGGGAAGGGAGGGCTGCACATCATCGGGACGGAGCGCCACGAGTCCCGCCGGGTCGACAACCAGTTGCGCGGCCGCGCGGGACGGCAGGGAGACCCGGGCTCCTCGCGCTTCTACCTATCGCTCGAGGACGACCTGCTCCGGATCTTCGGCTCCGACCGGATCGCGCCGATCATGGAGAAACTGGGGATGGAGGAGGGGGAGCCGATCGAGCACCCGCTCATCAACCGCGCGGTCGAGAACGCCCAGAAGAAGGTCGAGGGGCACAACTTCGACATCCGGAAGCACCTCCTCGAATACGACGACGTGATGAACAAGCAGCGCACGGTGATCTACGACATGCGTCGGGAGATCCTGGGAAGCGAGGACCTCCGGGAGATGGTGCTCGAATTCGCCGGCGAGGTCGCGGAGGATCTCGCCGCGAGGTTCTCGGACGAGAAAACGGTCCCGGAGGAGTGGGATTTCACGGGGCTTTCCACCGCCGTCTACGCCCAGTTCGGGTTCCGGCCGGAGATCCCGGAGTCGGAGAGGCTCCATCTTACGCCGTCCGGCCTCGCGGACCGGGTACGCACGGGTGCGGAGGAGTTCTACGCGAAGAAGGAGGCCGAGTACGGCGCAGAGGCGATCCGCTACCTGGAGCGGATGTTTCTCCTCTCCACGGTGGACACGCTGTGGAAGGACCACCTCCTGTCGATGGATCACCTCAAGGAGGGGATCGGACTGCGCGGGTACGCCCAGAAGGACCCGCTCAAGGAGTACCAGCGGGAAGGGTTCGATCTCTTCTCGGACCTGATCTCCCGGATCAAGGAGGAATCCCTCAAGCGCCTGTTCCACGTCAAGGT